A genomic segment from Spinacia oleracea cultivar Varoflay chromosome 3, BTI_SOV_V1, whole genome shotgun sequence encodes:
- the LOC110799365 gene encoding uncharacterized protein, whose product MNAIVTRSGKILDGSARASKVSESKGKDQNGIVGSNDDDAVEEEPHIDDANDVSKPKEATLLPLPTPKLPYPQRFIRHKLDVQFSKFLEVLRKLHITIPFTDALKQMLTYSRFLKEILSGKRDCDVKETVNLTENCRAIILNQMPPKLKDPGSFSIPCAIKALEIGNALCDLGASVSLMPYSVFTTLDIGELVPTNITLQLPDRSVKYPIGKVEDVPLRVGKFAIPVDFVVLDIDEDAHTYCGFPWYFATLQALNSDFRIGYTLNSLGYHSLCHFVPFSAW is encoded by the exons ATGAATGCCAttgtgacaaggagtgggaagaTTCTAGATGGTAGTGCTAGAGCTAGTAAGGTTTCCGAGTCAAAAGGGAAAGATCAAAATGGGATTGTTGGGTCAAATGACGATGATGCGGTAGAAGAGGAGCCTCACATAGATGATGCGAATGATGTTTCAAAGCCAAAAGAGGCTACTCTTCTACCTCTCCCCACTCCTAAACTTCCCTACCCCCAAAGGTTTATAAGGCATAAGTTGGATGTTCAATTCTCGAAATTCCTAGAAGTTCTTAGGAAATTGCATATTACCATTCCCTTTACGGACGCATTGAAGCAAATGCTAACCTACTCAAGATTTCTTAAGGAAATTTTGagtgggaagagagattgcGACGTAAAGGAAACGGTGAATTTGACCGAGAATTGTAGAGCCATCATTCTAAATCAAATGCCCCCAAAACTCAAGGATCCGGGAAGTTTTTCTATCCCATGTGCAATCAAAGCCCTTGAAATTGGGAATGCCCTATGTGATTTGGGGGCTAGTGTGAGTTTGATGCCATATTCGGTGTTCACTACACTTGACATTGGAGAGTTGGTACCTACCAATATCACACTTCAACTTCCCGACCGATCGGTCAAATATCCAATCGGCAAGGTTGAAGATGTGCCATTGCGAGTAGGCAAGTTCGCCATCCCCGTGGACTTTGTGGTGCTCGATATTGATGAGGACGCTCAT ACTTATTGTGGTTTCCCTTGGTATTTTGCGACCCTACAGGCTTTGAACTCTGATTTCCGGATTGGTTATACCCTGAATTCCCTTGGTTACCACTCCCTCTgtcattttgttcctttttctgctTGGTGA